One Halostagnicola kamekurae DNA segment encodes these proteins:
- the ilvD gene encoding dihydroxy-acid dehydratase, whose product MSSDTFDHDKDERLQSRDVTEGAEKAPHRAMFRAMGFDDEDFGSPMIGVPNPAADVTPCNVHLDDVAGAALDGVDENGGMPIEFGTITISDAISMGTEGMKASLISREVIADSVELVAFGERIDGLVTVAGCDKNLPGMMMAAVRTDLPTVFLYGGSILPGEHEGRDVSIVQVFEGVGAYGTGDMDADELDELERQACPGAGSCGGMYTANTMASISEAIGLAPLGSASAPAEDEERYEVAQRAGELGVEVVEEDRRPSDIITRESFENAIAVQTAIGGSTNGVLHLLALAREAGIDLDIEDFDEISRKTPKIADLQPGGDRMMSDLHEIGGVPVIVRRLLEAGLLHGDAMTVTGRTLEEELETLDLPDDDEIDADFLYSVDEPKEDEGAIKILSGNLAPDGAVLKVTGDDEFYHEGPARIFENEEDAMAYVQEGHIESGDVIVIRNEGPKAGPGMREMLGVTAAVVGAGHEDDVALITDGRFSGGTRGPMIGHVAPEAYVGGPIAFLEDGDTVTVDIPERDLEVDVDDAELEARREEWDQPEQPYDNGVLAKYTRDFGSAANGAVTNPGLREE is encoded by the coding sequence ATGAGCAGCGATACGTTCGACCACGACAAAGACGAACGGCTGCAAAGCCGCGACGTGACGGAGGGTGCGGAGAAGGCCCCGCACCGGGCGATGTTCCGGGCGATGGGCTTCGACGACGAGGACTTCGGTTCGCCGATGATCGGCGTCCCGAACCCGGCGGCGGACGTGACGCCGTGTAACGTCCACCTCGACGACGTCGCCGGCGCGGCGCTCGATGGCGTCGACGAGAACGGCGGCATGCCGATCGAGTTCGGCACGATCACCATCTCCGACGCAATTTCGATGGGCACAGAGGGGATGAAAGCCTCGCTCATCTCTCGAGAGGTTATCGCCGACAGCGTCGAACTCGTCGCATTCGGCGAGCGGATTGACGGCCTCGTGACGGTCGCGGGCTGTGACAAGAACCTGCCGGGAATGATGATGGCCGCGGTCCGAACCGACCTGCCGACGGTCTTTCTCTACGGCGGTTCGATCCTGCCCGGCGAACACGAAGGCCGAGACGTGAGCATCGTCCAGGTCTTCGAGGGCGTCGGGGCGTACGGCACCGGCGACATGGACGCCGACGAACTCGACGAACTCGAGCGCCAGGCCTGTCCCGGCGCGGGCTCCTGTGGCGGTATGTACACCGCGAACACGATGGCCTCAATCTCGGAGGCCATCGGTCTCGCCCCGCTCGGAAGCGCCTCGGCACCGGCCGAAGACGAGGAGCGCTACGAAGTCGCCCAGCGGGCCGGCGAACTCGGTGTGGAAGTCGTCGAGGAGGACCGTCGGCCCTCCGATATCATCACTCGAGAGTCCTTCGAGAACGCCATCGCCGTCCAGACGGCCATCGGCGGCTCGACCAACGGCGTGCTCCACCTGCTCGCGCTCGCCCGCGAAGCCGGGATCGACCTCGACATCGAGGACTTCGACGAGATTTCCCGGAAGACGCCCAAGATCGCCGACCTCCAGCCCGGCGGCGACCGCATGATGAGCGACCTCCACGAGATCGGGGGCGTCCCGGTCATCGTCCGACGGCTGCTCGAGGCCGGCCTGCTCCACGGCGACGCGATGACCGTGACCGGCCGCACCCTCGAGGAAGAACTCGAGACGCTCGACCTGCCCGACGACGACGAGATCGACGCGGACTTCCTCTACTCGGTCGACGAGCCGAAGGAGGACGAGGGAGCGATCAAAATCCTCTCTGGGAACCTCGCGCCCGACGGCGCGGTCCTGAAGGTGACCGGCGACGACGAGTTCTACCACGAGGGTCCCGCCCGAATCTTCGAAAACGAGGAGGACGCGATGGCCTACGTCCAAGAGGGTCACATCGAGAGCGGCGACGTGATCGTCATCCGTAACGAGGGGCCGAAAGCCGGCCCTGGAATGCGCGAGATGCTCGGCGTAACCGCGGCCGTCGTCGGCGCCGGCCACGAAGACGACGTGGCGCTCATCACCGACGGACGCTTCTCCGGTGGTACTCGAGGCCCGATGATCGGCCACGTCGCCCCCGAAGCCTACGTCGGCGGCCCGATCGCGTTCCTCGAGGACGGCGACACGGTGACCGTCGACATCCCGGAACGGGATCTCGAGGTGGACGTCGACGACGCGGAACTCGAGGCACGACGAGAGGAGTGGGACCAGCCAGAGCAACCCTACGACAACGGCGTGCTCGCGAAGTACACCCGGGACTTCGGCTCGGCGGCGAACGGCGCCGTCACGAATCCGGGCCTCAGAGAAGAGTAA
- the mobA gene encoding molybdenum cofactor guanylyltransferase: protein MSADRSLGAVVLAGGYSRRFDDGDKALAELEGTPMIRRVVDRIGAVTDDVVVNCRSDQRDSVEGALSGADATIRFAIDPVPDRGPVAGIHAGLEECEREYAAVVACDMPFVDPALIETLFDRARERDGAVVELESGWLQTTQAVYRTAAMARACAETMGAEDNRVLAALEKIDCVTLYERALEGIDQRTFESIDTRESLRAAEKRVE, encoded by the coding sequence GTGTCAGCCGATCGCTCTCTCGGTGCCGTCGTTCTCGCGGGCGGCTACTCGAGGCGCTTCGACGACGGCGACAAGGCGCTCGCCGAACTCGAGGGAACGCCGATGATACGCCGGGTCGTCGATCGGATCGGCGCGGTAACCGACGACGTGGTCGTGAACTGCCGATCCGACCAACGGGACTCCGTAGAGGGGGCTCTCTCGGGCGCAGACGCCACGATCCGGTTCGCGATCGATCCGGTTCCGGACCGGGGCCCCGTCGCCGGGATCCACGCCGGACTCGAGGAGTGCGAGCGCGAGTACGCCGCCGTCGTCGCCTGCGACATGCCGTTCGTCGATCCCGCGCTCATCGAGACCCTCTTCGACCGCGCTCGCGAGCGGGACGGTGCCGTCGTCGAACTCGAGTCGGGGTGGCTCCAGACGACCCAGGCCGTGTACCGAACCGCCGCCATGGCTCGGGCCTGCGCCGAAACGATGGGGGCCGAGGACAACCGCGTCCTCGCGGCGCTCGAGAAAATCGACTGCGTGACGCTCTACGAGAGAGCCCTCGAGGGAATCGACCAGCGAACGTTCGAGAGCATCGATACGCGGGAATCCCTTCGGGCCGCCGAGAAGCGCGTCGAGTAG
- a CDS encoding lipopolysaccharide biosynthesis protein yields MKRSLTSGILTVASGKFITLFLGIISSPLLYRWMGPADYGAYATVLSAHSVIMIFVSTAVADGVRKYVAEDRSVEGWERSVVGFYLRLATLLVVVGSAVLGVLTYAGVFEFVWGPEFTRYSYVMIGMVIASQYMMFARKSLMGFGLEKYSEPLKVLYNVSFVVVAVPLVYYGYGVVGALLGQVIAAGLAAALGHVVLHFHQSLRSVFERDDGALPKREMMSFNTLSIVLVFLLMSLYHIDVMMLQALGTQAEVGHYKAALVFAEFLWFAPITLQTVFVHSTSELWSQGENERVSRLAAKTTRYTFLLTAVMAIGMAALAHDVVPVYWGPESEPAVEPLLLLLPGAVGFALARPMLAIGQGKGELRYPIIATGLAAGINVVLNTVLIPLYGMHGAAVATSIGYGSMAVFHVWSAWQVGFDPVSDARYARVLATALVAAVPIFAMASVLSVPIAIPIIGSLPLSAFVVPPVGLAVFLAIAVAFGALDLTEIFRVLAQFPDPIGSKAKPVCRQLQNRDGEGLFSQYFKF; encoded by the coding sequence ATGAAGCGAAGCCTCACGAGCGGTATCCTCACCGTCGCAAGCGGGAAGTTCATCACCCTCTTTCTGGGGATCATCTCCTCGCCGCTGCTCTATCGCTGGATGGGTCCGGCCGATTACGGGGCCTACGCGACGGTGCTTTCCGCGCACTCGGTGATCATGATCTTCGTCAGCACCGCCGTCGCCGACGGCGTCCGCAAGTACGTCGCAGAGGACCGCTCGGTCGAGGGCTGGGAGCGATCCGTCGTCGGGTTCTATCTCCGTCTGGCGACGCTCCTCGTGGTCGTCGGCTCGGCGGTTCTGGGCGTGCTCACCTACGCCGGCGTCTTCGAGTTCGTCTGGGGGCCGGAGTTCACGCGTTACTCCTACGTGATGATCGGGATGGTGATCGCCTCCCAGTACATGATGTTCGCCCGCAAATCGCTGATGGGATTCGGCCTCGAGAAGTACTCGGAGCCGCTCAAGGTCCTCTATAACGTCTCGTTCGTCGTCGTCGCGGTACCGCTGGTCTACTACGGCTACGGCGTCGTCGGCGCCTTGCTCGGGCAGGTGATCGCGGCTGGGCTGGCCGCCGCGCTCGGCCACGTCGTGTTACACTTCCACCAGTCACTGCGGAGCGTGTTCGAACGCGACGACGGGGCGCTTCCCAAGCGAGAGATGATGTCGTTCAACACGCTCTCGATCGTGCTCGTCTTCTTGCTGATGTCGTTGTACCACATCGACGTGATGATGTTGCAGGCGTTGGGAACCCAGGCCGAGGTCGGCCACTACAAAGCGGCGCTCGTGTTCGCGGAGTTCCTCTGGTTCGCGCCGATCACGTTACAGACCGTCTTCGTCCACTCGACGTCCGAACTGTGGTCCCAGGGCGAAAACGAACGCGTGTCGAGGCTGGCGGCGAAGACGACGCGGTACACGTTCTTGCTCACCGCGGTCATGGCGATCGGCATGGCCGCGCTGGCCCACGACGTCGTCCCGGTCTACTGGGGGCCGGAATCGGAGCCCGCGGTCGAACCCCTCCTGTTGTTGTTGCCGGGCGCCGTCGGGTTCGCGCTGGCGCGGCCGATGCTCGCCATCGGACAGGGGAAAGGAGAGCTCCGATACCCCATCATCGCGACCGGTCTGGCCGCGGGTATCAACGTCGTTCTGAATACGGTGCTGATTCCGCTGTACGGCATGCATGGAGCGGCCGTCGCGACCTCGATCGGGTACGGGTCGATGGCGGTGTTCCACGTCTGGAGCGCCTGGCAAGTCGGCTTCGATCCGGTCTCCGATGCTCGATACGCGCGCGTACTTGCAACGGCACTCGTCGCGGCGGTCCCGATTTTCGCGATGGCGAGCGTGCTTTCAGTCCCGATCGCAATTCCCATCATCGGGTCCCTTCCGCTCTCGGCGTTCGTCGTTCCCCCCGTCGGTCTAGCAGTATTCCTCGCCATCGCCGTCGCGTTCGGCGCGCTCGATCTCACTGAGATCTTCCGCGTTCTGGCCCAGTTCCCGGATCCGATCGGGTCGAAGGCGAAACCGGTCTGTCGCCAACTCCAGAACCGCGATGGTGAGGGTCTCTTCTCGCAGTACTTCAAGTTCTAA
- a CDS encoding beta-ribofuranosylaminobenzene 5'-phosphate synthase family protein: protein MATVRAGARLHVGFQNLSLARERLYGGIGIGLEEPRLTVSAERADDIVAGDPLVGEYAARAADVLDVPGVSISTGNRLDRHVGLGSGTQLALSILAATAMAYDKEPEVRERAPAMGRGGRSGVGVATFEDGGFVVDAGHPTGRFTTEPPAEGEWTVPPVVARHDLPRDWRFLVVVPDADPGRSGTGEDESMRTVVERADPAVADELASVVTGQLLPAAAEGRLEAFGDAVAEIGRKNGAWYADAQGGVFRPPAGELVESLESCPVLFGVGQSSWGPVVYGVTDESYGREATAAARRALAERSLKGEVILASPSRAGATIEE from the coding sequence ATGGCGACCGTACGCGCAGGTGCTCGGCTTCACGTCGGCTTTCAGAACCTCTCGCTCGCTCGAGAGCGCCTCTACGGCGGGATCGGTATCGGCCTCGAGGAGCCGCGCCTGACGGTTTCTGCGGAACGAGCGGACGATATCGTCGCGGGAGATCCGCTCGTCGGCGAGTACGCGGCTCGAGCGGCCGACGTCCTCGACGTGCCGGGCGTCTCGATATCGACCGGGAACCGGCTGGATCGACACGTCGGACTGGGAAGCGGGACGCAACTCGCGCTCTCGATTCTCGCGGCGACGGCGATGGCCTACGACAAGGAACCCGAAGTCCGGGAGCGAGCGCCTGCGATGGGCCGAGGCGGCAGAAGCGGCGTCGGCGTCGCGACGTTCGAAGACGGCGGCTTCGTCGTCGACGCCGGACACCCCACTGGCCGGTTCACCACGGAACCGCCCGCCGAGGGCGAGTGGACGGTGCCGCCGGTGGTCGCCAGACACGACCTGCCGCGCGACTGGCGCTTTCTCGTCGTCGTTCCCGACGCCGACCCGGGACGGAGCGGCACCGGCGAGGACGAGAGCATGCGCACGGTCGTCGAACGCGCGGATCCCGCGGTCGCGGACGAGCTCGCGAGCGTCGTCACCGGCCAGCTTCTTCCGGCCGCCGCTGAAGGACGACTCGAGGCCTTCGGCGACGCCGTCGCCGAAATCGGGCGCAAGAACGGTGCCTGGTACGCCGACGCCCAGGGCGGCGTCTTCCGCCCGCCCGCCGGCGAACTCGTCGAATCGCTCGAGTCCTGTCCCGTCCTGTTCGGCGTCGGTCAGTCGTCGTGGGGGCCGGTCGTCTACGGCGTCACCGACGAGAGCTACGGCCGGGAGGCCACCGCCGCCGCGCGCAGGGCGCTCGCTGAGCGCTCGCTCAAGGGCGAGGTCATCCTCGCGTCGCCGTCTCGGGCGGGTGCGACGATCGAGGAGTGA
- a CDS encoding arsenic resistance protein: MDQRWLQRHQIGVYALAVGAAAGIGLTRPDTASALERLINPVLAVLLYVTFLEIPLVELRNSLTNRRFMAGALAVNFLVVPVVVFGLARVLPDDPVILVGVYMVLLTPCIDYVIAFTDMAGGDAGQLTATTPVLMFVQLLLLPAYLWAFMGREIAAAIEPGPFLEAFLFLIAGPLTLAWLTQLWGRRADAGHRWEELMGWLPVPMMGATLLVVIASQLPRVRDSLEQIAVVVPVYVAFLCLMPVLGRLAATALRLPDGESRALVFTSVTRNSLVVLPLALALPAEYAIVPSVVVTQTLVELTGLLVLTRLVTSRVWERSETMLRNVGSQ; this comes from the coding sequence ATGGACCAGCGCTGGTTGCAACGCCACCAGATCGGCGTCTACGCGCTCGCAGTCGGCGCTGCAGCCGGCATCGGACTCACGCGACCCGACACGGCGTCGGCACTCGAGCGACTCATCAATCCCGTGCTGGCGGTCTTGCTCTACGTGACGTTTCTCGAGATCCCGCTCGTCGAACTCCGGAACTCGCTTACGAACCGGCGGTTCATGGCCGGTGCGCTCGCGGTGAACTTCCTCGTCGTCCCGGTCGTCGTCTTCGGCCTCGCTCGAGTGCTCCCGGACGATCCGGTCATCCTCGTCGGCGTCTACATGGTGTTGCTGACGCCTTGTATCGACTACGTGATCGCGTTCACGGACATGGCAGGCGGCGACGCGGGGCAGCTCACCGCCACGACGCCCGTGTTGATGTTCGTCCAATTGCTCTTGTTGCCGGCATACCTCTGGGCGTTCATGGGTCGGGAGATCGCGGCGGCGATCGAGCCGGGGCCGTTCCTCGAGGCGTTTCTCTTTCTCATCGCCGGGCCGCTGACGCTCGCGTGGCTCACGCAGCTGTGGGGCCGGCGCGCCGACGCTGGCCACCGGTGGGAGGAGCTCATGGGGTGGCTCCCCGTTCCGATGATGGGAGCCACGCTGCTCGTCGTTATCGCGTCGCAACTGCCCCGCGTCCGGGACTCGCTCGAGCAAATCGCGGTCGTCGTTCCGGTCTACGTGGCGTTCCTGTGTCTCATGCCCGTTCTCGGACGGCTAGCGGCGACCGCCCTCCGTCTTCCCGACGGGGAGAGTCGGGCGCTCGTGTTCACGTCCGTTACGCGTAACTCGCTGGTCGTGTTGCCGCTTGCGCTCGCGCTCCCGGCGGAGTACGCCATCGTCCCGTCGGTCGTCGTCACGCAGACGCTCGTCGAACTCACCGGGTTGCTCGTGCTCACTCGACTCGTCACCTCCCGCGTCTGGGAGCGCTCGGAAACGATGCTCCGAAACGTCGGATCCCAGTGA
- a CDS encoding AAA family ATPase, giving the protein MDLTQASAECESVLEEIGDAVICERDFLETILVGVVGRGHVLLEDVPGTGKTLTARSVATALGLSFSRIQFTPDLLPADVTGTHVFNEREREFEFNEGPIFANIVLADEINRAPPKTQAALLEAMEEGQVTTDGETRQLPQPFFVIATQNPVEQEGTFQLPEAQVDRFLVKTSMGYPDEDGERELLRRRASRDDMSPSVDPVLEPETVSAIRDVPESVRVDEDLLEYVVALVRETRSDGRVEVGVSPRGTQRLFEAARARATLAGREYVTPDDIKRVAEPVLAHRLVLTPDATVNGVEKSAIVESVLESVPVPTLE; this is encoded by the coding sequence ATGGATCTCACACAGGCGAGCGCGGAGTGCGAGTCGGTTCTCGAGGAGATCGGCGACGCGGTCATCTGCGAGCGAGACTTTCTCGAGACGATCCTCGTCGGCGTCGTCGGACGGGGACACGTCCTGCTCGAGGACGTCCCCGGGACGGGAAAGACCCTGACCGCCCGCAGCGTCGCCACCGCGCTCGGGCTCTCGTTCTCGCGCATTCAGTTTACCCCCGACCTCCTGCCCGCCGACGTCACCGGCACGCACGTGTTCAACGAACGCGAGCGCGAGTTCGAGTTCAACGAAGGCCCGATCTTCGCGAACATCGTCCTCGCCGATGAGATCAATCGCGCGCCGCCGAAAACCCAGGCCGCGTTGCTCGAGGCGATGGAGGAGGGACAGGTCACCACCGACGGCGAAACGCGGCAGTTGCCACAGCCGTTTTTCGTCATCGCGACCCAGAACCCCGTCGAGCAGGAAGGCACCTTTCAGCTTCCGGAGGCGCAGGTCGATCGCTTCCTCGTCAAGACGTCGATGGGGTATCCGGACGAAGACGGCGAGAGAGAGCTGCTCCGACGGCGAGCCAGCCGGGACGATATGAGCCCGAGCGTCGATCCGGTGTTGGAGCCAGAAACCGTCTCGGCGATCCGCGACGTTCCCGAATCGGTTCGCGTCGACGAGGACCTCCTCGAGTACGTCGTCGCGCTCGTCCGTGAGACGCGATCGGACGGTCGAGTCGAAGTCGGCGTCTCCCCGCGGGGGACCCAGCGCCTGTTCGAGGCCGCCCGCGCTCGCGCGACCCTCGCGGGTCGCGAGTACGTCACGCCGGACGACATCAAGCGCGTGGCCGAACCAGTGCTCGCGCATCGACTCGTTCTCACCCCCGACGCGACCGTCAACGGCGTCGAAAAGTCGGCGATCGTCGAGAGCGTCCTCGAGTCCGTCCCGGTTCCGACCCTCGAGTGA
- a CDS encoding PQQ-binding-like beta-propeller repeat protein — translation MTRWSRRSVLGAGSAFVASGLLAPIGASVASAQSSDGTVPAADGWSSYHGGPGNTASVPADEPIPEPGAVAWSYGEEGDIAVVDGTVYLRTSNEVHAIDDETGEALWVGGEIGADGTPAVAGESVFVGGEQLTALESDTGDVRWREQFDDGATVPDPTVAYELVYVVVEDTLYAFDAADGSIAWERSTVQLETATDSEELPFEPIPVAAANELVYAAVGDAGFVALDATTGEREWSHWWEYSSDPHGYLVATGEHLYTGDISDAAENPVLDAKTGERVANISFRFPLAVTDDVRARTNRHSMQVTHYETDKSWSIGGSVDQWGRPVIVGETVVVPSHLMADEPAIFAFDIADGSRRWAFGVGEFDINTLDELNWPSDSFVTTEETVYITSPNQVVAIRPSNGEERETDSTDAEDENAGPDGSGENATDERVDGGANGDNGTDDEVTDLEDIIESETETTGSENASGPTNASNRSSGTAANGSEGGITGGDESANESPPASSNASGEGGANGSNGGDGVGAASDDTPGFTGGAGLVGGGLALEWLRRRSRTDDSTAETERAANSDD, via the coding sequence ATGACTAGATGGAGTCGACGATCGGTGTTGGGTGCCGGCAGCGCGTTCGTAGCGAGCGGGTTGCTCGCTCCGATCGGTGCCAGCGTTGCGAGCGCACAGTCGTCCGACGGAACGGTGCCAGCGGCCGACGGCTGGTCGTCCTATCACGGCGGCCCCGGAAATACAGCGTCCGTGCCGGCAGACGAGCCGATCCCCGAACCCGGAGCAGTCGCCTGGTCGTACGGCGAAGAAGGCGACATCGCCGTCGTCGACGGGACGGTGTACCTCCGGACGAGCAACGAGGTCCACGCGATCGACGACGAGACGGGCGAAGCGCTGTGGGTTGGCGGGGAAATTGGCGCAGACGGGACCCCCGCAGTAGCGGGAGAAAGCGTCTTCGTCGGCGGCGAGCAGTTGACCGCCCTCGAGTCCGATACCGGCGACGTGCGCTGGCGAGAACAGTTCGACGACGGGGCGACCGTTCCCGACCCCACCGTCGCCTACGAGTTGGTGTACGTCGTCGTCGAAGACACCCTCTACGCGTTCGACGCGGCAGACGGTTCGATCGCCTGGGAGCGATCGACGGTCCAACTCGAGACGGCAACCGATTCCGAGGAACTGCCTTTCGAGCCGATTCCGGTGGCCGCCGCGAACGAGCTCGTATACGCGGCGGTCGGTGACGCCGGCTTCGTCGCGCTCGATGCGACGACGGGCGAACGCGAGTGGTCGCACTGGTGGGAGTACTCGAGCGATCCTCACGGCTACCTCGTGGCGACGGGCGAGCACCTCTACACCGGAGACATCTCGGACGCGGCCGAAAATCCGGTCCTCGACGCGAAGACGGGCGAACGGGTCGCCAACATCTCGTTTCGATTTCCGCTGGCTGTGACCGACGACGTTCGGGCCAGAACGAACCGACACAGCATGCAAGTGACACACTACGAAACCGATAAGAGCTGGTCGATCGGCGGCTCGGTCGACCAGTGGGGCCGACCCGTGATCGTCGGCGAAACAGTCGTCGTCCCCTCGCATCTGATGGCCGACGAACCGGCGATATTCGCGTTCGATATCGCGGACGGAAGCCGTCGCTGGGCGTTCGGCGTCGGGGAGTTCGACATCAACACGCTCGACGAACTGAACTGGCCGAGCGACTCGTTCGTCACGACCGAGGAGACGGTTTACATTACCAGCCCCAACCAGGTCGTCGCGATACGGCCGTCCAACGGCGAGGAACGCGAAACAGACTCGACGGACGCGGAGGACGAAAACGCGGGACCTGACGGCAGCGGGGAAAACGCGACCGACGAGCGCGTCGACGGCGGCGCGAACGGGGATAACGGAACCGACGATGAGGTGACGGACCTCGAGGACATCATCGAATCAGAGACCGAAACGACCGGTTCCGAGAACGCGAGCGGACCAACGAACGCGTCGAACCGCTCGAGCGGGACGGCTGCAAACGGGAGTGAAGGGGGGATAACCGGCGGCGACGAGAGCGCGAACGAGTCGCCGCCCGCGAGTTCGAACGCGTCCGGCGAAGGCGGCGCAAACGGTTCCAACGGTGGAGACGGGGTTGGTGCCGCGAGCGACGATACCCCCGGGTTCACCGGCGGTGCCGGACTCGTCGGCGGCGGCCTCGCACTCGAGTGGCTCCGCCGTCGCAGTAGAACCGACGACTCGACGGCGGAAACCGAACGGGCCGCGAACTCAGACGATTGA